A region of Geothrix edaphica DNA encodes the following proteins:
- the rplV gene encoding 50S ribosomal protein L22, translating to MAEIVSSATVRHLRGSAQKARLVVDMIRGKHVGEAQWVLAQAKKYAAAPIRKLLDSAVANAIDKNPSVNPDELMVKSAFVDEGFRMKRVRPAPMGRAYRVQKRTCHITIQLASAAGEE from the coding sequence ATGGCTGAGATCGTTTCCAGCGCCACCGTTCGCCACCTGCGCGGTTCGGCCCAGAAGGCCCGCCTCGTGGTGGACATGATCCGCGGCAAGCACGTCGGCGAGGCCCAGTGGGTGCTCGCGCAGGCCAAGAAGTACGCCGCCGCCCCCATCCGCAAGCTCCTGGATTCCGCCGTGGCCAACGCCATCGACAAGAATCCCTCTGTCAATCCGGACGAGCTGATGGTGAAGTCCGCGTTCGTGGACGAGGGCTTCCGCATGAAGCGCGTCCGTCCTGCGCCCATGGGTCGCGCCTATCGGGTCCAGAAGCGCACCTGCCACATCACCATCCAGCTCGCGTCCGCGGCCGGGGAGGAGTAG
- the rpsS gene encoding 30S ribosomal protein S19 produces MARSLKKGPFIDAHLQKKVEVAQAANDKRVIKTWSRRSTVIPQMIGLTLAVHNGNKFIPVYVTENMIGHKLGEFSLTRTFKGHAGKSDSKAKGK; encoded by the coding sequence ATGGCACGATCCCTGAAAAAAGGCCCGTTCATTGACGCCCACCTCCAGAAGAAGGTGGAAGTCGCCCAGGCGGCCAACGACAAGCGCGTGATCAAGACCTGGTCCCGCCGGTCGACGGTCATCCCGCAGATGATCGGACTGACCCTCGCCGTGCACAACGGCAACAAGTTCATTCCTGTTTATGTCACCGAGAACATGATCGGTCACAAGCTCGGCGAATTCTCGCTGACCCGCACGTTCAAGGGTCACGCCGGCAAGTCCGATTCCAAGGCGAAGGGGAAGTAG